The Orcinus orca chromosome 16, mOrcOrc1.1, whole genome shotgun sequence genome includes a window with the following:
- the VPS37D gene encoding vacuolar protein sorting-associated protein 37D, whose protein sequence is MYRARAARAGPEPGSPGRFGILSTGQLRDLLQDEPKLDRIVRLSRKFQGLQLEREACLASNYALAKENLALRPRLEMGRAALAIKYQELREVAESCADKLQRLEESMHRWSPHCALGWLQAELEEAEQEAEEHMEQLLLGEQSLEAFLPAFQRGRALAHLRRTQAEKLQELLRRRERSGQPAPTAAADPPKSFPAAAVLPTGAARGPPAVPRSLPPLDSRPVPPLKGSPGCPLGPAPLLSPRPSQPEPPHR, encoded by the exons ATGTACCGGGCccgggcggcgcgggcggggcCGGAGCCCGGCAGCCCGGGGCGCTTTGGGATCCTCAGCACTGGGCAGCTCCGGGACCTGCTTCAGGATGAGCCCAAGCTGGACCGGATCGTGCGGCTCAGCAGGAAG TTCCAGGGCCTGCAGCTGGAGCGCGAGGCATGCCTGGCCTCCAACTACGCTCTAGCCAAGGAGAACCTGGCACTGCGGCCCCGCCTGGAGATGGGCCGCGCTGCCCTGGCCATCAAGTACCAGGAGCTTCGGGAGGTGGCCGAGAGCTGTGCAGACAAGCTGCAGCGACTGG AGGAGAGCATGCACCGCTGGAGCCCCCACTGCGCGCTGGGCTGGCTGCAGGCTGAGCTGGAGGAAGCTGAGCAGGAGGCTGAG GAGCACATGGAGCAGCTGCTGCTGGGGGAGCAGAGCCTGGAGGCTTTCCTGCCCGCTTTCCAACGAGGCCGTGCCCTGGCCCACCTGAGGCGGACCCAGGCGGAGAAGCTGCAGGAGCTGCTGCGGCGCCGGGAGCGGTCTGGCCAGCCAGCCCCCACTGCTGCTGCGGATCCCCCCAAATCCTTCCCCGCTGCCGCTGTCCTGCCCACTGGGGCCGCCCGTGGGCCACCAGCAGTGCCCCGGAGCCTGCCCCCCTTGGACTCCCGCCCAGTGCCCCCGCTGAAGGGCTCCCCCGGGTGCCCTCTaggcccagcccctctgctgaGCCCTCGGCCCTCGCAGCCAGAGCCCCCCCACCGGTAG
- the DNAJC30 gene encoding dnaJ homolog subfamily C member 30, mitochondrial, producing the protein MAAQGDVRWSRLLLWRLWQARGVPQNLGLGLGLEARTYSRSDGPYSRTALYELLGVPSTATQAQIKAAYYRQSFLYHPDRNAGSAEAAERFTRISQAYVVLGSTTLRRKYDRGLLSDEDLRGPGVRPSKTPATDPDSPRTQPPASRTQGRGQASSGANRTMFDFDAFYQAHYGEQLERERRLRARREALRKQREDQAKKGLRWDEARDTALFVVLLTVFIIMGFRF; encoded by the coding sequence ATGGCCGCCCAGGGCGATGTGAGATGGTCACGGCTATTACTGTGGAGGTTGTGGCAGGCCCGGGGGGTTCCACAAAACTTGGGATTGGGCCTGGGCCTAGAAGCGAGAACTTATTCCCGGAGCGACGGCCCGTACTCGCGCACGGCGCTGTATGAGCTGCTCGGCGTCCCCTCCACGGCCACGCAGGCGCAGATCAAGGCGGCTTACTACCGGCAGAGCTTCCTTTACCACCCGGACCGCAACGCCGGGAGCGCCGAGGCTGCCGAGCGGTTCACGCGCATCTCCCAGGCCTACGTGGTGCTGGGCAGTACCACCCTGCGTCGCAAGTATGACCGCGGCCTGCTCAGCGACGAGGACCTGCGTGGCCCCGGGGTCCGGCCTTCCAAGACGCCCGCCACCGACCCCGACTCGCCCCGCACCCAGCCGCCTGCCTCTCGGACCCAGGGCCGCGGTCAGGCCTCGTCGGGAGCCAACCGCACCATGTTCGACTTTGACGCCTTCTACCAGGCGCACTACGGCGAGCAGCTGGAGCGCGAGCGGCGCCTGAGGGCCCGGCGGGAGGCCCTTCGCAAGCAGCGGGAGGACCAGGCCAAGAAAGGCTTACGCTGGGACGAGGCCCGAGACACGGCTTTATTCGTGGTTCTGCTCACAGTTTTCATCATCATGGGTTTTCGTTTTTAA